The segment GGAGCACTTTTACGTTGCTATCACTTATGTTTAGTTACATGGTACGTGTTGAACAACCACGCGTCAGAATTAAACAAAAATACAGTCATACGGCTCTTGAGCCTTATGCATGAAAGGGGCACGTTATGCACCATGAATTTCCGCTACTAGAAGCCCAGCAGGAAATCCACGAGCTGACTGCCGCTGGAGCACCACTCACCACAACACTGGTCGCGCTAATTGAATGGGCAGAATTGATGCTGCCTGACGCCCTGGTTTCCATTATGCGCTTCGATCCGGCGCAAAACACGCTAAGCCTTGTTCCTAGCCCACGCTTTTCGGCTGGCTACATCGCTCAAATGCAAAACATCGAGATCGGTCCCGCTATTGGAACCTGCGGGAGAGCTGCCTTTAAAAAGCAACTGGTGGTCACTGGCGATATTGACACTGACCCTAACTGGAAGGATTTTCGTGAATTAGCACGCGCAGAAGGGCTACGTGCTTGCTGGTCAATGCCCATCCTTTCCGCTAAAGATGAAGTGCTTGGCACCTTCGCCACGTATTACCGCCATCCAGCAACGCCCTCGCAAAATGCGCAGAACTGTCTAGCCCGTAGCGCCAGTCTCGCCGCCCTGGTGCTTTTGCGACACCGTGATAAGCAGCATCATCGCACCCTTTCTGAGTGGCACCGCTCCCTGTTTGTGAATCACCCTGACGGTGTTTATGAATTTGACCTTAACGGACACTTTCAACGCTGCAATAAAGCACTTGAAAGCATCACAGGATATCCAGCATCTCATTTAATAGGGGCACATTTTAACCAGTTTATTGCTCCCTCCTTTCAGGAACTTACCCAGCAAGCGTTTGATAATGCTTGCCGTGGCGAAGCCATTACCTACGAAACTATTGGCAAGCATGCCAACGGCCATCACTACCATTTAGAGATTACCAATTTCCCTGTGGTAGTAGACGACGTGATCGTAGGGGTTTATGGAATATGCCGCGACGTTACCGAGCGCAAGCAACAGACCGAAGAAATGCGCTTGCTAAAACGGGGGATGGAAGCCAGTCCCAGCGGCATTATCATGGTGGATGCGCAACAGGCTGGCATGCCGATTGTATTCGCTAACCCTGCTTTTTCGCGCATTACCGGCTACGCGCATGGTGAAATCATCGGTAATAACAGCCGCTTTCTGCACGGCCCCGACACTGCCCCTGAGGCGATTGACGCCATTCGCGCCGCAATGTGTGAACAGCGTGACGTGAGCATTACGCTGCTTAACTATCGTAAAGATGGCGAACCTTTTTGGAATCATCTAGTGGTCAGCCCAGTATTTGATCAAAGTGATCTTTGTACCCACTTTATAGGTATTCATCAGGATATCACCCATGAAAAAGCCCAAGAGGCCAAACTAGCCTATCAGGCTACTCATGATTTGCTCACCGGTTTGCCCAACTACTCTGCTTTCACCGAACGATTAGCCAGCCGCTTTCAGCTTCACGCCTTAGGGCCACACCTTGGCACACTGGTAGTCATGCAGATTGACCTGGATGGCTTTAAAGCCATTAACGACGGCCTGGGCCACCATGCGGCTAACCGTGTTCTAATTACTGTCGCCCAACGCCTAGAGGGGCTGGTTAGCGCATCTGCCATGGCAGCTAGGTTAGTGGGAGATGAATTTGCCCTGCTGTTGAGTGTAAAAGATGACCTCGACGCTACGATCAACCTATTAGCCGAGCGCATTCTCACCACCCTTGCCGAACCTATAGAGCTTGAGGGCCAGTTGGTTCACCTTAGCGCCAGCATTGGCATTGCCTGTGACACCACTACCGTTGTAGCGCCTTACAGCCTGCTCCAGCATGCTGACTTAGCGCTAGAACAAGCCAAGCGCCAAGGGCGCAACACCTGGCAATGGTACCGTGGGCGAAAAGCGGAGAGCATTAAACACAGCGTCGCCATGCGACACGATTTGCACACTGCGCTTATCGAAGGGCATTTTGAACTGCACTATCAGCCCTTGGTTGATGCCATGAGCAGCCGTATACGTAGCGTTGAGGCTTTAGTGCGTTGGCGCCACCCTACGCTTGGCTTAATCGCACCAGGTGATTTCATTCCACTTGCTGAGCAAACAGGGCAAATTATCCCACTGGGACGCTGGGTACTTCTCCAAGCCTGCCGAGAAATTGCGGCACTGAACGAGCAAAGTGACCGAGTGCTCTCAGTGGCAGTGAATATTTCCTCGCTGCAGTTCTGCCGAGATGGCTTTCTTGATGAGGTAAAATACGCGTTAAAAGCAACTGGCTTACCACCAGAACGCCTCGAACTAGAAGTGACAGAAAGCGTCTTGCTGGATGGCACAGACCCCATTATTGAGCTAATGCAGACGCTTAAAACCATGGGGGTGCGCGTCGCCCTGGACGATTTTGGCACCGGCTTTTCAAGCCTCAGTTACCTGTGCGACTTACCCACCCATAAGGTCAAACTAGACCGACGTTTTGTGCAAAAGACGCTAGAAAATCGGCGTATGGCTGCCATTGTCCAAGGTGTGATCACTATGGCACATCATATGGATATGCAAGTTGTCGCGGAAGGAATTGAAACCCGCGCACAGCAAGAAGATCTCACCCGTCGCCACTGCGATCTACTCCAGGGATACCTGTTCGCACGCCCCATGCCCTTAGAAGAACTAAAGCGTCTACCCGACCATTTACCCGCCTCCCTAACAGTCGATAAAGCAGAGTAATCACCCACCGCGTGACCGGATAGATTCAGCCACTCACAGCTAGTCTAAGCGCGCTCGTATCCAGTCAATAAAAACGCGCAGCTTATAAACGTCGACCATATGTTCTGGGTAGGCCATGTAGTAAGCGTCTTGGCTTTTAAGTGAGAACTGCCAAGGAATGACTAATTTCCCTTCATCAAGCTCTTCTTGGGCCAGAAATCTTGGCACTAGGGCGACGCCGCAGCCCGCCCGGGCAGACCTTAACGCCATATAGAACGTATCGAATCTTGGCCCATGGTAGCTGTGCTCCGTATATAGATCTTGTGCTTCAAACCAGTCATGCCACCCCTCGGGCCGAGTAGAAACCTGCAGCAACACCATGTCGGTTAAATCCAATGGGTCGCGTACAGTCGTCTGCTCCATAGTGGAGGGCGCGCAGACAGGCACCACGTCTTCATCCAGTAGCTTAATGCATTCAGCCCGCGGCCATACACCATGGCCAAAAAAGAAAGCCGCTTCTATGCGCTCTTTTTGCATATCAAACGGCTCGGTACGGTTAGAAATATTGAGATTAATATTGGGATGTTTAAAGCGGAATCCGTTGAGTCTTGGGATAAGCCAACGCGCCCCAAAGGTGGGTAACGTGGCAATATTCAGTACATCTGCCTCTACGCCATAAGACTGCATATAACGCGTAGACATTTCGACCTGGGCGAGTATTTTACGCGCTTCGCCAAGATAGACCGCCCCCTCTGGCGTCAGGTGCAGGCGCTTTCTCACCCTCCTAAACAACGGATGTTGCAGCGTTACTTCCAATTGTGACACCTGCTTGCTCACCGCACTTTGCGTCAGGCTCAACTCATCCGCGGCCCGCGTAAAACTGAGATGCCTCGCCGCTGCCTCAAAGCAATTCAAGCTGGTCAAAGAAGGTAAGTTTCGACGACGCATGGCAATCCCACTTGGTGAAATTAAGGAATGATGTTTTTCACAAACATCGTTTGATGAGCTACCGCAAGCTTGGCAATACTGGCCCTGTAACCAATTTACTCACAACTTAATATTTGGTGAAGCAATGATTCATTCCCTGATGGAAAAAATGGGCGTCGCAAAAGAACAGTATCAAGGCGGCGACCTGATTGTTACTACGCCGATTGATGGTAGCGAAATTGGTCGTCTTACAACGGCTTCTAGCAGCGATATTGAAACGGCTATTGCGAACTCAGAAAAAGCCTTTCAAGCCTGGAAAAGCGTGCCTGCCCCCCGTCGTGGTGAACTGGTGCGTTTGTTTGGCGATCAACTGCGCCAGCACAAGGAATCACTCGGCGAGCTGGTCACCTGGGAGTGTGGCAAGATTCTCCAGGAAGGGCTTGGCGAAGTTCAGGAAATGATCGACATTTGCGACCTTGCCGTTGGTCAATCTCGCCAGCTTTTTGGACTGACCATCGCTTCCGAGCGCCCTGGTCACCACATGCGTGAAAGCTGGCACCCGTTAGGCCCGATTGGCCTAATTACGGCATTTAACTTTCCCGTTGCCCCTTGGGCATGGAATTCAGCCTTAGCGCTGGTATGCGGCAATAGCTTGCTGTGGAAACCTTCAGAAAAAACACCGTTAACAGCGCTGGCATGCCAAGCACTGTTAGAGCGTGCAATTGAAGAGTTCGGCGATGAGGCACCCAAGCACCTGAGCCAGGTGATAATTGGTGAGCGTGCCGCCGGTGAACAGTTGGTCAATGACGCTCGCGTTGCCCTGATCAGCGCTACCGGCAGCACCCGCATGGGTCGCGAAGTTGGCCCACAAGTGGCAGCGCGCTTCGGTCGCAGCATTCTTGAACTGGGTGGCAACAACGCCATGATCTTAGCGCCAAGCGCAGATCTTGATATGGCGACTCGCGCCATTCTCTTCTCTGCGGTAGGTACGGCTGGGCAACGCTGCACGACACTGCGCCGCTTAGTCGTTCATGAATCCATTAAAGACGAAATCTTAGCGCGTCTTAAGAAGTCCTATAGCGCGGTGTCTATCGGCAACCCGCTTGAAGGTAACTTGGTTGGTCCGCTAATTGACCACCAAGCCTTTGATGCGATGCAAAGCGTGCTGGCTAAAGCGCGTGAACAAGGTGCGAATGTGTTCGGTGGCAACCGTGTAGAGATCGCCAACAGCAACGAAGGCTACTACGTCGAGCCTGCCATTGTTGAAGTGACCGAGCAAAACGATCTGGTCAAGCACGAAACCTTTGCGCCCATTCTCTATGTCCTCACCTACAAAGAGCTGGATGAGGCCATTGCTACCAATAATGACGTTCCCCAGGGCCTGTCATCTTGTATTTTCACCACCGATGTTCGCGAAGCCGAAACCTTCATCTCCGCGGTTGGCAGTGACTGCGGCATCGCCAACGTCAACATCGGCCCTAGCGGTGCTGAAATCGGCGGTGCGTTTGGGGGCGAGAAGGAAACCGGTGGCGGTCGCGAGTCTGGCTCCGACGTTTGGAAGAGCTATATGCGTCGCCAAACTAACACCGTGAACTACTCTCGTGAACTCCCACTGGCCCAAGGCATTAAGTTCGACTAACCCTTCCCCTCTATAAGGGCCCTTCCCTGCAGGGCCCTTACTAAAAACATAAAAAAATTAAGGTGATGTATGCGTGACGATGTCCAAATCGGCCCGACGCCGGGCCTCGCGATGGCGCTATTACCGCTGCTGGCCACTACCGCCATTCTAATTCTGCAATTTTTTATCTTCTCTGACTTTACCCCACATATTCCTTTAGCCTTCGGGATAATGATTTGTGCCCTGTGCGGACGCATCCGTGGCGTACCCTGGCAAAAAATGGAAGCCTCCATGCTTGAGGTGGTTAAGCTGGGGATGCCCGCTATTTTTATTCTATTAGCGGTCGGTATGGTGATTGGCACCTGGATTCTTTCCGGCACCGTTCCCACGCTGATGTATTACGGTTTTCAGCTGGTTTCACCCTCTTACTTCCTTGTCGCGACGTGCGTCATTAGTGCTTTGGTATCCCTTGCCACAGGCACATCCTGGGGCACAGTAGGAACACTCGGGCTTGCCCTAATGGGCATCGGGGAAGGGCTGGGCATTCCCATGTATCTAACGGGCGGGGCGCTGGTATCCGGTGCGTTCTTTGGCGATAAAATGTCGCCCTTATCAGAGACTACCAACTTAACCCCTGCCGTATGTGAAACCGATTTATGGAGCCATATACGCAGCATGATGGCCACCACGGTGCCCGCCATGATCGTCGCGCTGGTGCTTTATTTATGGCTCGGGACTAGCTATGGCGGCCAGCTTGAACGAAGTACCGATATTGCAACGTTCCGTCAGGCACTTGATGACACCTTTACGCTCTCCTGGGTAACGTTGATCCCGCCTTTTGTTGTGATCGGTTTAGCGCTTGCCAAATTCCCACCTTTCCCAACTATTTTCACTGGCGCTGCGATAGGCGGCTTAGTGGCCATCGGCGTTCAGGGCGAGACCGTACATGCCGTGTTTGATGCCATGCAAAATGGCTTTAGCAGCGATACCGGTAATCCGGCGATTGATGCTCTGCTCAGCAGTGGCGGTGTGCTCTCCATGACCTGGGTCGTAACGCTTACGTTCTTCGCGCTGGGTTTTGCTGGCATGCTGGAAGCCTATGGCACCGTTGATGCGATTATTAAGCAGCTCATGCGGCTCATTAAAGGTCGCTTCAGCTTAGTGGCAACAAGCGCCGGCACAACACTGGCGGTAAGCACTATTATTGGCGATGTTTATACAACGCTGGTGCTGCCCGGTCGCTTGCTGAAAGGCCAGTATCAAGCTATGGGCTATAAGACTTCGACGCTGTCACGCACCATTGAAGACAATGGCACGCTCTCTTCTCCATTAATTCCCTGGAACATGGGCGGTGGGTTTGTGTCCTCGACGATTGGCGTACCCACGCTAGCGTATGCGCCCTTCGCCTTCGCTTGCTGGTTATCCCCTTTATTCGGCTTGCTGTGGGCGCTAACCGGACGTTTTATTCCTCGTGAATCCTCCGAGGACGAGGCTGAAAACTCGCCCCATACGCCTCAAACCACCTACTCCTCCCAACCTACTTCATAGCCATACAAGGTCGGCCATAGGCCGACCTGCGCTTCTTTTCAGGAGGTACTATAAGATGCAAACGACCCTCTCCGAGCGCTGCCTTTGGCTGCAAACGAGCGCGGAAGCCCCAGTACAATACCCTGCGTTAGCGAACCAGGAAGAGGCCGAGGTCTGTGTTGTTGGTGGCGGTATTACAGGTCTGTCCACCGCGTTACATTTGGCCGAAAAAGGCATCAAGGTCATCTTGCTGGAGGCGGGAGATATCCCCACGGGGGGTTCAGGCCGCAATGTTGGTCTGGTTAATGCTGGGCTTTGGATTCCACCCGATGACATCGTGGCCGCGCTAGGTGAAGAAAAAGGTGAGCGCGTTAATACTATTTTGGGCAGCGCGCCATCAAAGGTATTCGACATTATTGAGCGCTATGCCATTAAATGCGATGCAACGCGCACAGGCACCCTGCACCTTGGCCATAACACCAAAGGCTGCCAAGAGCTCACACGCCGCCGCGACCAGTTACAAAACCGTGGGGCGCCGGTGACCTTATTGGAAGGCGAAGAGTGCGAGCGTATGACAGGAACCGCTCAGATACATACCGCGCTGCTTGATAAGCGCGCGGGTACTATCAACCCCTGTGCCTATACGCGAGGTCTCGCTCGCGCTGCTGCAAACCTAGGGGCCACTCTCTACTGCCAAAGCCCCGTAACAGGCATCGAGCGACAAGAAGACCGCTGGCGGGTGTTAACTCAAGACGGCAGCGTGACCGCGAACAAAGTCGTCATGGCGACCAATGCGTATACCGAAGACCACTGGAATCAAGTTCGCCAACACTTCTTTACCGGCCACTATTACCAACTGGCGTCAGAACCCCTGACGGGCGAAGCCGCCGATGCGATACTGCCAGAGAAGCAAGGCGCTTGGGACACTCGGACGGTACTTAGCAGCATTCGGCGGGATAAGGCAGGCCGCTTACTGTTGGGCAGCCTGGGAAAAGGTGAAGGCAAGCCGCTGGCTTACTTAACTCGCTGGGCCGATACCATAAAAAATCATTACTTCCCTGAGCTTGGCAACGTTCGCTGGGAATACACCTGGACAGGTAAGGTCGCGTTCACACCGGACCATACCTTACGTATTTTTGAACCGGCCCCTGGAATATTGTCAGCCACTGGCTATAACGGACGCGGCATTACTACCGGCACGGTGGTCGGCCAAGGTTTTGCCCATTACATTGCAAACGATGATGACAGCCTGCTTCCGCTGCCGCTGTCGCAGCCCAAACCCATCAAAGCACGCCCGCTGTGGAGCTGTGCCTATGAAGGCGGTTTCTCGCTATATCATGCAGGTCAGTGTCTACGGGTGCTGATCTAGGAGCATTACTACGTAACAAAATGGCAGCACATTCCTGTGCTGCCGTTCTTTATAAACGACTGATTAGCTTTTCAAACTTGCCAGCACCTTCGCTTTAGAGGCATTTTCGCGCTCTGCATAGAGCGATAGCTCATCTGTCACCTGGGCACCCAATGCTTCTTCAAAGGCATCGCGATTGGCATTACCCGCGTAAGCTTCGCTCTCTGCTCCGCCTAGGTTCGACTGGAAAATACCCGCCGCACTGACCGGCAGAAAGTCTTCATAGGTAATCGGCTGTGCTTCTACCAAGCCCTGGGCGATTAACGCCTCAATATCAGCACTACCAGCGTCGTTAGCGGCCTGACCTTTTTCGGTCAGATGATAGTGAAAATACGCTAGCCCCGCACGGCGCATGGCTTCGTCGTTATCAGGGAGCTTGGCAAAGACGTTTTGCATAACCGTTTGGTGTGCGTCGTTATCCAAGCCTGCGGTTTGCTTGCGGCCTTCAGTAAGCAACTGGTCGTAAAGCGCACGGCCTTTCGGTGTTAGCGCCACTCCACGCTGCTCAATTTCACCAAAGCGAGCGGTGTGAGTACCTTGCGCGTCACCGGCAAAGCGGATTGATTCTTCCAACGCTTTAAAGCTGGTTTGGCGCAGCAAAATGGGGCATTCACGACGCGGCGGCCCTTCAATGACGGCTTTGGGGTTCATGCCCATCTCCGGCATGCGGCGCTGTACTTCGTCGATATCCAGGGTGCGTGGCGTCAGGTGATTAATATGCGGCCCACGGAAGCACACTACATCGGCAATCAAACGGTGCTCATCATGTAGCGCCTGATAAGTCTCCAGATCGACCGTCGCATCCTGATGCCAACGGAAGGTTTCCAGTGCTTCTTTGACGAACTGGTCGGTCTCTTCGCTGGTGAGTCCCCCCTGGGTTTCATGGCGCTCAATAAGTTCGCGCGCCCCTGGGGTAAAGATATCGCGCTTAGCCAGAATTTCTTCCGAACGCTGGCGCAGCGCCTCGCTTTCAATAAGCTCTAAACGCAGTAGCGAGGTAAAAACGCGGAAAGGGTTCATCGCCAACGCGTCATCGTCGATGGGCCGGAAGGCGGTTGAGTGAACCGGCACGCCTGCTTCAGAAAGGTCGTAATAACCGACCGGATACATGCCCATCACGGCAAACAGGCGGCGCAGCATGGAAAGCTCTGTAGCGGTTCCTACGCGTATGGCTCCGTGGCGCTCTACGCTCAAACGCGCCAACTCACCCTGTGCCTCCAAGCGGCGATGAAGTTCGGGCTGCTGACTAAGCGTTTCTTGATTAACGCGCTCGACAAGTTCAAGCAGCGTGCCGTACTGCGGCACTTCAGCTTGATACATGGCCGACATCGCCTTAGAGAAACGGTCGCGAACATCATTGGTTGAAAGAAGGTTCGGTTGAGTCATTTCGTTGCTCTCTCTTGCATATTGTTGGGATAAGGATGAGATACCGACGTCAATTGCGCCAATAGCGCCTGAAGCGGGTGGTGCAATGTTTGTGCTGAGTAGCGCTTCACCTGGCTGCGGCAGGAGTAGCCGGTGGCGAGCAGCTTGCCCGCGTTTTCCTCGGCTTCCACCTGGGGCTGCCAGGATTGGGCGTAGATCGTCTTCGACGTTTCGACATTGCGGGTTTCATGCCCGTAAGTGCCGGACATACCGCAGCAGCCGGTCGCCATCAGCTCAAGCTCTAAGCCAAACGCCGCAAACACCTGCTGCCAGGCCTTGGGGCTGCCCGGTGCGTTGGTTTTTTCGGTGCAGTGGGACAGCAGCTTAAAGCCAGGATCGGTTAAGTTCAGCTGGCTAGGCGCTAGCGTGTTAATGCGGGTGGCCAGCCACTCT is part of the Halomonas sp. GT genome and harbors:
- the amaA gene encoding L-pipecolate oxidase, whose translation is MQTTLSERCLWLQTSAEAPVQYPALANQEEAEVCVVGGGITGLSTALHLAEKGIKVILLEAGDIPTGGSGRNVGLVNAGLWIPPDDIVAALGEEKGERVNTILGSAPSKVFDIIERYAIKCDATRTGTLHLGHNTKGCQELTRRRDQLQNRGAPVTLLEGEECERMTGTAQIHTALLDKRAGTINPCAYTRGLARAAANLGATLYCQSPVTGIERQEDRWRVLTQDGSVTANKVVMATNAYTEDHWNQVRQHFFTGHYYQLASEPLTGEAADAILPEKQGAWDTRTVLSSIRRDKAGRLLLGSLGKGEGKPLAYLTRWADTIKNHYFPELGNVRWEYTWTGKVAFTPDHTLRIFEPAPGILSATGYNGRGITTGTVVGQGFAHYIANDDDSLLPLPLSQPKPIKARPLWSCAYEGGFSLYHAGQCLRVLI
- a CDS encoding bifunctional diguanylate cyclase/phosphodiesterase, with product MHHEFPLLEAQQEIHELTAAGAPLTTTLVALIEWAELMLPDALVSIMRFDPAQNTLSLVPSPRFSAGYIAQMQNIEIGPAIGTCGRAAFKKQLVVTGDIDTDPNWKDFRELARAEGLRACWSMPILSAKDEVLGTFATYYRHPATPSQNAQNCLARSASLAALVLLRHRDKQHHRTLSEWHRSLFVNHPDGVYEFDLNGHFQRCNKALESITGYPASHLIGAHFNQFIAPSFQELTQQAFDNACRGEAITYETIGKHANGHHYHLEITNFPVVVDDVIVGVYGICRDVTERKQQTEEMRLLKRGMEASPSGIIMVDAQQAGMPIVFANPAFSRITGYAHGEIIGNNSRFLHGPDTAPEAIDAIRAAMCEQRDVSITLLNYRKDGEPFWNHLVVSPVFDQSDLCTHFIGIHQDITHEKAQEAKLAYQATHDLLTGLPNYSAFTERLASRFQLHALGPHLGTLVVMQIDLDGFKAINDGLGHHAANRVLITVAQRLEGLVSASAMAARLVGDEFALLLSVKDDLDATINLLAERILTTLAEPIELEGQLVHLSASIGIACDTTTVVAPYSLLQHADLALEQAKRQGRNTWQWYRGRKAESIKHSVAMRHDLHTALIEGHFELHYQPLVDAMSSRIRSVEALVRWRHPTLGLIAPGDFIPLAEQTGQIIPLGRWVLLQACREIAALNEQSDRVLSVAVNISSLQFCRDGFLDEVKYALKATGLPPERLELEVTESVLLDGTDPIIELMQTLKTMGVRVALDDFGTGFSSLSYLCDLPTHKVKLDRRFVQKTLENRRMAAIVQGVITMAHHMDMQVVAEGIETRAQQEDLTRRHCDLLQGYLFARPMPLEELKRLPDHLPASLTVDKAE
- a CDS encoding LysR substrate-binding domain-containing protein; amino-acid sequence: MRRRNLPSLTSLNCFEAAARHLSFTRAADELSLTQSAVSKQVSQLEVTLQHPLFRRVRKRLHLTPEGAVYLGEARKILAQVEMSTRYMQSYGVEADVLNIATLPTFGARWLIPRLNGFRFKHPNINLNISNRTEPFDMQKERIEAAFFFGHGVWPRAECIKLLDEDVVPVCAPSTMEQTTVRDPLDLTDMVLLQVSTRPEGWHDWFEAQDLYTEHSYHGPRFDTFYMALRSARAGCGVALVPRFLAQEELDEGKLVIPWQFSLKSQDAYYMAYPEHMVDVYKLRVFIDWIRARLD
- the amaB gene encoding L-piperidine-6-carboxylate dehydrogenase — encoded protein: MIHSLMEKMGVAKEQYQGGDLIVTTPIDGSEIGRLTTASSSDIETAIANSEKAFQAWKSVPAPRRGELVRLFGDQLRQHKESLGELVTWECGKILQEGLGEVQEMIDICDLAVGQSRQLFGLTIASERPGHHMRESWHPLGPIGLITAFNFPVAPWAWNSALALVCGNSLLWKPSEKTPLTALACQALLERAIEEFGDEAPKHLSQVIIGERAAGEQLVNDARVALISATGSTRMGREVGPQVAARFGRSILELGGNNAMILAPSADLDMATRAILFSAVGTAGQRCTTLRRLVVHESIKDEILARLKKSYSAVSIGNPLEGNLVGPLIDHQAFDAMQSVLAKAREQGANVFGGNRVEIANSNEGYYVEPAIVEVTEQNDLVKHETFAPILYVLTYKELDEAIATNNDVPQGLSSCIFTTDVREAETFISAVGSDCGIANVNIGPSGAEIGGAFGGEKETGGGRESGSDVWKSYMRRQTNTVNYSRELPLAQGIKFD
- the nhaC gene encoding Na+/H+ antiporter NhaC, encoding MRDDVQIGPTPGLAMALLPLLATTAILILQFFIFSDFTPHIPLAFGIMICALCGRIRGVPWQKMEASMLEVVKLGMPAIFILLAVGMVIGTWILSGTVPTLMYYGFQLVSPSYFLVATCVISALVSLATGTSWGTVGTLGLALMGIGEGLGIPMYLTGGALVSGAFFGDKMSPLSETTNLTPAVCETDLWSHIRSMMATTVPAMIVALVLYLWLGTSYGGQLERSTDIATFRQALDDTFTLSWVTLIPPFVVIGLALAKFPPFPTIFTGAAIGGLVAIGVQGETVHAVFDAMQNGFSSDTGNPAIDALLSSGGVLSMTWVVTLTFFALGFAGMLEAYGTVDAIIKQLMRLIKGRFSLVATSAGTTLAVSTIIGDVYTTLVLPGRLLKGQYQAMGYKTSTLSRTIEDNGTLSSPLIPWNMGGGFVSSTIGVPTLAYAPFAFACWLSPLFGLLWALTGRFIPRESSEDEAENSPHTPQTTYSSQPTS
- the hglS gene encoding 2-oxoadipate dioxygenase/decarboxylase HglS — protein: MTQPNLLSTNDVRDRFSKAMSAMYQAEVPQYGTLLELVERVNQETLSQQPELHRRLEAQGELARLSVERHGAIRVGTATELSMLRRLFAVMGMYPVGYYDLSEAGVPVHSTAFRPIDDDALAMNPFRVFTSLLRLELIESEALRQRSEEILAKRDIFTPGARELIERHETQGGLTSEETDQFVKEALETFRWHQDATVDLETYQALHDEHRLIADVVCFRGPHINHLTPRTLDIDEVQRRMPEMGMNPKAVIEGPPRRECPILLRQTSFKALEESIRFAGDAQGTHTARFGEIEQRGVALTPKGRALYDQLLTEGRKQTAGLDNDAHQTVMQNVFAKLPDNDEAMRRAGLAYFHYHLTEKGQAANDAGSADIEALIAQGLVEAQPITYEDFLPVSAAGIFQSNLGGAESEAYAGNANRDAFEEALGAQVTDELSLYAERENASKAKVLASLKS